From the genome of Candidatus Electrothrix communis, one region includes:
- the cdaA gene encoding diadenylate cyclase CdaA gives MPEFLHTFNFPHLVRWQDLIDILIVSFIIYRTILLIRGTRAVQMLLGILVVSFVYFVSIQMDLLTLQLLLRYLLSSILLILVVIFQDDIRRVLTEMGRTPFLKTQNMAARDLTEIISAAVYMARRRIGALIIIERDTGLAEYIETGFVIDAKLLQELLVALFFPMSPMHDGAVVIKKGRIHSAACLLPLTKNPDIDKRYGTRHRAALGLSEETDAVVIVVSEETQEISIVQGGDITPMRDEIKLEALLKEILFVSSSSGSLWTKKRLNRQGKTSDKTGSPLDG, from the coding sequence ATGCCTGAATTCCTCCATACTTTTAATTTCCCCCACTTGGTCCGCTGGCAGGATCTTATCGACATCCTCATTGTTTCCTTTATTATTTATCGAACGATTCTTTTGATTCGAGGGACCAGGGCTGTGCAGATGTTGCTCGGAATTCTGGTGGTCAGCTTTGTCTATTTTGTCTCCATTCAGATGGATCTGCTGACGTTACAGCTTCTGCTCCGTTATCTTCTTAGCTCTATTTTGTTGATTTTGGTCGTTATTTTTCAGGATGATATCCGCAGGGTGCTGACTGAAATGGGCAGGACGCCTTTTCTGAAAACCCAGAATATGGCTGCCCGTGATCTCACGGAAATTATTTCTGCGGCTGTGTACATGGCCCGCCGACGTATAGGGGCCTTGATTATTATTGAGCGAGACACCGGCCTGGCTGAGTACATTGAAACCGGTTTTGTTATTGATGCCAAATTGTTGCAGGAGTTGTTAGTGGCTCTCTTTTTTCCCATGTCACCCATGCATGACGGTGCTGTTGTGATCAAAAAAGGGAGAATTCATTCAGCGGCCTGCCTGCTTCCTTTGACCAAAAATCCTGATATCGATAAGCGATACGGTACACGACACCGAGCAGCCTTGGGCCTTTCTGAAGAGACTGATGCCGTGGTTATTGTTGTTTCTGAGGAGACCCAGGAGATTTCCATTGTGCAGGGAGGAGATATTACGCCTATGCGGGATGAAATCAAGCTAGAGGCTCTGTTGAAAGAGATACTCTTTGTTAGCAGTAGCAGTGGGTCTTTATGGACGAAAAAAAGGTTGAACCGGCAGGGAAAAACGTCGGATAAAACAGGATCACCCCTTGATGGTTAA